The following proteins come from a genomic window of Rhodohalobacter sp. 614A:
- a CDS encoding amidohydrolase family protein, whose translation MKSNRRSFLKKAGLTGLGFTGLGFLGGSKPGYSKPVSNADQVTGDLRLLDWEPIPQLVVQETIVTKPKFPVIDIHNHLRDLDKTDEYLKAMDEAGVWKVVSLDGRSEGEFFKEHIQTSKEVSEDRFIIFFRPDFNKIDEPDFGKKEADKLEEAVNMGVRGIKIAKSLGLTYKDKNGDLVKVDDPRIDPVWARAGELGIPVLMHISDPKAFFTPIDRFNERYDELGSHPDWGFSGPEFPEKEELLRQRNRVIERHPNTTFIATHMANLPEELGRVSMWLEKYPNMYVDIDARISELGRQPYTARKFMIKHQDRILFGTDTPPNVDAYRVYYRFLETDDEYINADPSHHRQGRWRIYGLYLPDEVLEKIYNKNALKIFEQFKG comes from the coding sequence ATGAAAAGTAACCGTAGAAGTTTTTTAAAAAAAGCCGGGCTCACTGGTTTAGGCTTTACCGGATTAGGGTTTCTTGGAGGCTCGAAACCGGGCTATTCTAAACCCGTTTCCAATGCCGATCAAGTGACTGGAGATTTACGGTTGTTGGATTGGGAACCCATTCCGCAACTGGTTGTACAGGAAACCATCGTTACAAAACCGAAGTTTCCGGTAATTGATATTCACAACCACTTGAGAGATCTGGATAAAACGGATGAGTACCTCAAGGCCATGGATGAGGCTGGAGTTTGGAAAGTAGTGAGCCTTGATGGCCGTTCTGAAGGCGAATTCTTTAAGGAACACATTCAAACTTCCAAAGAGGTTTCTGAGGACAGATTTATCATCTTTTTCAGACCGGATTTCAATAAAATAGATGAGCCTGATTTCGGCAAAAAAGAAGCTGACAAGCTTGAAGAAGCCGTTAATATGGGAGTGCGCGGAATTAAAATCGCTAAGTCACTGGGCTTGACGTACAAGGATAAAAATGGAGATTTGGTTAAAGTTGACGATCCTCGTATTGATCCCGTTTGGGCAAGAGCCGGTGAATTGGGAATTCCTGTATTAATGCACATTTCCGACCCCAAAGCTTTTTTCACGCCTATTGACCGGTTTAATGAGCGGTACGATGAACTTGGTTCTCACCCCGACTGGGGATTTTCAGGCCCTGAATTTCCTGAAAAAGAAGAACTTCTTCGTCAGCGAAACCGGGTGATCGAACGACATCCAAATACAACGTTCATTGCTACACATATGGCTAATCTGCCGGAAGAGCTGGGCCGTGTATCTATGTGGCTTGAAAAATATCCGAACATGTATGTAGATATCGATGCGAGAATCAGCGAACTGGGCCGCCAGCCTTATACGGCACGGAAGTTTATGATTAAACATCAGGACAGGATTCTGTTTGGTACGGATACTCCACCCAATGTGGATGCATACCGGGTTTATTACCGATTCCTGGAAACAGATGATGAATACATTAATGCGGACCCGAGCCATCACAGGCAAGGCAGATGGAGGATTTACGGCCTCTATTTACCCGATGAAGTATTGGAAAAAATCTATAACAAAAATGCTTTAAAAATCTTCGAGCAGTTTAAAGGTTAA
- a CDS encoding Gfo/Idh/MocA family protein: protein MSNQYDRKDFLKISSAAMGGMMLTSMGLPKKSFAKKSAQDRPVRLGFVGIGGRGQWHLSSALGIPGVEIPAVCEIKPERLYTAKRWVEEAGQPSPTLYGEGKDGETDFIRMCEEEDLDAIICATSWKWHTKICVAAMKNGKNAACEVPLVLTLDEAWEIVETHESTGKWSSTVLGGFPDVTLLNMIRKGLLGDMIHAEAGYIHDLRFVKHAPDEEPWRLWHSIERNGNLYPDHPMRTIMPALDINHGDRIDYLVSMSSKALMLNQYAADQYGKDHPYATKEMKQGDYNASLIRTVDGKMITLNFDTNTPHPRGNYRFQGTKGVYLRDRGTNRIYVEGESPESHQWESAEKYREEYESPILKNYNPPKRVVDIRGHGGSNQQTSINWTNLVEAIRNETQPYIDTYDSVTSSAVSAITEKSIAEGCRPVDFPDFTKGKWKTRVPIFTEA, encoded by the coding sequence ATGAGTAATCAATACGACAGAAAAGATTTTTTGAAAATATCTTCCGCCGCAATGGGTGGGATGATGCTAACCTCAATGGGTTTACCCAAGAAATCTTTCGCAAAAAAATCTGCACAGGATAGGCCGGTACGGCTTGGATTTGTTGGAATCGGTGGCCGCGGACAGTGGCACCTAAGTTCTGCTTTGGGAATTCCCGGAGTGGAAATACCTGCTGTTTGTGAAATTAAACCCGAACGGCTTTATACGGCCAAACGATGGGTTGAAGAAGCAGGCCAGCCATCACCCACACTATATGGGGAAGGAAAAGACGGCGAAACAGATTTCATCCGCATGTGTGAGGAAGAAGATCTGGATGCTATCATTTGCGCAACATCATGGAAATGGCATACAAAGATATGCGTTGCCGCTATGAAAAACGGTAAAAATGCAGCCTGTGAAGTACCTCTTGTACTTACCCTCGATGAAGCCTGGGAAATCGTAGAAACTCATGAAAGTACCGGAAAATGGTCGAGCACCGTGTTAGGTGGATTTCCGGACGTAACGCTTTTGAATATGATTCGAAAAGGCCTTTTAGGAGATATGATTCATGCTGAAGCCGGATACATTCATGATTTGAGATTTGTTAAACATGCTCCCGATGAAGAACCCTGGAGATTGTGGCATTCTATTGAACGGAATGGAAATCTCTATCCGGATCACCCCATGAGAACCATTATGCCGGCGCTTGATATTAATCATGGCGACCGAATTGATTACCTGGTTTCCATGAGTTCAAAAGCATTAATGTTGAACCAATATGCAGCTGATCAATATGGTAAAGATCATCCCTATGCAACCAAAGAGATGAAGCAGGGGGACTATAATGCTTCGTTGATTCGAACGGTAGACGGAAAGATGATTACTCTGAATTTCGATACAAATACACCTCACCCGAGAGGCAATTATCGCTTCCAGGGTACAAAAGGCGTGTATTTGCGAGACAGGGGAACCAACCGAATTTATGTGGAAGGCGAAAGTCCTGAATCTCACCAATGGGAATCAGCAGAGAAGTACAGAGAAGAGTATGAGTCTCCAATTCTCAAAAACTACAATCCGCCCAAGCGTGTTGTTGACATTCGCGGACATGGCGGATCCAATCAGCAAACATCCATTAACTGGACAAATTTGGTTGAAGCCATTCGAAATGAAACTCAACCTTACATTGATACTTATGATTCTGTTACAAGCAGTGCAGTTTCTGCCATAACAGAAAAATCAATTGCAGAAGGATGCCGGCCGGTAGATTTTCCTGATTTCACAAAAGGAAAATGGAAAACCAGAGTTCCGATTTTTACGGAAGCATAA
- a CDS encoding RagB/SusD family nutrient uptake outer membrane protein has translation MKHLKIVLATVVLSLVMLFSSCDIARSPYDGVPVDQALNSVQGLEDVTRGNYAYLKDETAGTNNLVMMLYQPGDYRSDDLMISGTTSNRMMLTYNYLHNPNMANTLNLWRRAYRLIYNANTVVDAITPGESAELDQLRGENQFLRSLMTLHLVTAFGRPYSHGRDNLGVPIMREPDLEAQPARATVGEVYDFLVEDLIEAANLMGSEKSSSYGTKEAALALLSRVYLYRGDNEQAIATADQVINSGRYELVDTETLPRYFTFNNEADARSESIFAIRHVMPSDDHGRSHGIGSMIYQSSSGAGWGENYASKAYRDLIDQWPSDVRRQFIEPQFEIVNGDTVRDGNGNYVYRERNGFPRFYVTKFCCQDGTEMGNSPELIRYSEIYLNKAEALAKLGQSQAALDIVNMIRTRANIPQEGLYSLGNLGDHDTVLDVVLEERRLELFMEGHRAHDLFRNMKDLYRDYPGTHLAPGNPGVDLNSGPVDPYTGIRGVQHIPWDHTRIIFQIPEQEIDLNPNLVQNPI, from the coding sequence ATGAAACATTTAAAGATAGTTTTAGCAACTGTAGTGCTGTCACTCGTTATGCTGTTCAGCAGTTGTGACATAGCCCGCTCACCATACGATGGTGTCCCCGTTGATCAGGCATTAAACTCTGTGCAAGGATTAGAAGATGTAACCAGGGGTAATTATGCATACCTGAAAGATGAGACAGCAGGTACCAATAACCTTGTGATGATGCTTTATCAACCCGGAGATTACAGGTCAGATGATCTGATGATCAGTGGTACAACATCAAACCGGATGATGCTTACTTATAATTATCTCCATAATCCCAATATGGCGAATACGCTTAATTTGTGGAGACGCGCATATCGGCTGATTTATAATGCAAATACGGTTGTAGATGCAATTACACCCGGCGAATCTGCTGAATTGGATCAACTTCGGGGCGAAAATCAATTCCTCCGTTCATTGATGACTTTGCATCTGGTAACTGCTTTTGGCCGTCCATATTCTCATGGCAGAGATAATCTTGGAGTTCCAATTATGCGAGAACCCGACCTGGAAGCCCAGCCTGCACGAGCAACGGTTGGTGAAGTTTATGACTTCCTGGTAGAGGATTTAATCGAGGCGGCAAATCTTATGGGCTCTGAAAAATCAAGTTCATATGGTACAAAAGAAGCTGCATTGGCCCTTTTATCACGTGTATATCTCTACAGAGGTGATAACGAACAAGCTATTGCAACGGCAGATCAGGTTATAAATTCAGGAAGATATGAGTTGGTGGATACCGAGACTCTTCCCAGATATTTCACCTTTAATAATGAAGCTGATGCCCGATCTGAGTCTATCTTTGCAATTCGTCACGTAATGCCGTCTGATGATCATGGCAGAAGCCACGGTATAGGATCTATGATTTACCAATCTTCCTCCGGCGCTGGATGGGGCGAAAACTACGCTTCAAAAGCTTACCGTGACTTAATTGATCAGTGGCCGTCAGATGTTCGCCGACAGTTCATCGAACCTCAGTTTGAGATTGTAAATGGCGACACCGTTCGTGATGGAAATGGTAACTACGTTTACAGGGAAAGAAATGGATTCCCACGATTCTACGTCACTAAGTTTTGCTGCCAGGATGGAACCGAAATGGGGAACTCTCCGGAACTGATCCGCTATTCGGAAATCTACCTGAATAAAGCAGAAGCATTGGCAAAACTCGGACAAAGCCAAGCAGCGTTAGATATTGTGAACATGATCCGTACCCGTGCCAATATTCCACAGGAAGGGTTGTATTCTCTTGGAAATTTAGGCGATCATGATACAGTTCTTGATGTTGTGCTTGAAGAGCGAAGACTCGAACTTTTCATGGAAGGACACCGGGCACACGATTTATTCCGAAACATGAAAGATCTCTACAGAGATTATCCCGGAACGCATCTCGCACCTGGTAACCCTGGAGTTGATCTGAATTCCGGACCTGTTGATCCATATACAGGAATTCGTGGAGTACAACATATACCGTGGGATCACACAAGAATTATCTTCCAAATTCCTGAGCAGGAAATTGACCTCAATCCGAATTTGGTACAGAACCCAATTTAA
- a CDS encoding SusC/RagA family TonB-linked outer membrane protein gives MGKHIHSSLIRSGLGAVLILIFSASLYAQQITVSGTVTSVETGETLPGVNVAVVGQATGTTTDFEGNYELNVSADATLRFSYIGFITQNIPVNGMETINVELAESVQALDELVVLGYTVVSKRDVSSSVAQISERDIETITTSDPTEAIEGQMAGVIVEQSSGRPGQNADIIIRGMGSISASSSPLYVIDGVIAGAGEREAVAPSDVESISVLKDAAATALYGSRASNGVVVITTKKGRAGDTQINLKSSRGYSTTLHGNEEWMDAQELYDFHQSMVSAENGPFYNRPEILNHDTNWRDIGFDTGITQMYDASISGGDSQTTFFISGNFFQEEGTNIGTNYERISGRVNVQHNFNEDFRVAARVAGNYGTRDNVVQGNPYTILTFSQRALPWDSPYNEDGTVRVGTESDWYSRDSENPLHGMQWNTDIDKVSFYSTDIRLEYNITDWASVTSSNRYSQRDGRREIFLDGRSLAGGARNGSIENESERATSLLTSNLLHLNKGWATQSLSGLVGFEYQENRSEWNNFVGGGLAPGLKIPDAAAVPYEVGGNIGESAFVSVLAQAEYEYLEKYIATVSFRRDGSSRFGAENRFGNFYSVGASWILSRENFLADVDAIEQLALRASYGTTGNASIGNYEAQGLYSFTSNYIGSPASFPSRVPNDDLTWEVAKTYNIGVDLDLWNRINMSVDVYQRTNDDLLQEVTLPGTSGIDDRILNVGSVRNQGFELALTTTNIQGTDFNWTTSLTFSTNRNEVVELYDGEPINLDDDNMRLEEGYDMNTYYLREWYGVNPQTGAPQWINEDGTITEDYGVAAPRLVGSASPDFQGGMRNRLQYKNFTFDAFITYMKGGTGYYGSGIDFGAYMTTNYRKLRSGESYWQQPGDNAHFPANVVGGNNSGHLESSLWLYERSYIRLRSARLSYTLSPDLSFMQTVGLRNAMLYVNGENLLTFSDWPGRDPASVENDYPLARTFLFGIEIGF, from the coding sequence ATGGGAAAACATATACATTCCTCTCTTATAAGATCGGGGTTGGGTGCAGTATTGATATTGATCTTTAGTGCCTCCCTATATGCTCAGCAAATAACGGTCTCTGGTACAGTGACTTCTGTGGAAACAGGAGAAACTCTTCCTGGGGTAAACGTTGCTGTTGTTGGTCAAGCAACCGGTACCACAACAGATTTTGAAGGTAATTATGAACTGAATGTGAGCGCAGATGCAACTCTTCGCTTTTCATATATCGGTTTTATTACACAGAATATTCCGGTTAATGGAATGGAAACTATAAATGTGGAATTGGCGGAAAGCGTCCAGGCTCTTGATGAACTTGTTGTATTGGGTTATACAGTAGTGTCAAAAAGGGACGTGTCCAGTTCTGTTGCTCAAATTAGCGAACGGGATATTGAAACGATAACAACCAGTGATCCGACGGAAGCTATTGAAGGACAAATGGCTGGTGTTATTGTTGAACAATCCAGTGGCCGGCCTGGTCAAAACGCGGATATTATAATTCGTGGAATGGGCTCAATATCAGCCAGTTCGTCACCTCTTTACGTTATAGACGGTGTGATTGCGGGTGCAGGTGAACGTGAGGCAGTAGCGCCTTCTGATGTTGAATCGATTAGTGTGCTGAAAGATGCGGCAGCAACAGCACTTTATGGTTCCAGGGCTTCTAACGGGGTTGTGGTAATTACCACTAAAAAAGGTCGTGCTGGTGATACTCAAATTAACTTGAAATCCTCAAGGGGATACAGTACAACTCTGCATGGAAATGAAGAGTGGATGGATGCACAGGAATTATATGATTTTCACCAAAGCATGGTGAGTGCAGAAAATGGCCCTTTTTATAACCGTCCGGAAATTCTGAACCATGACACCAACTGGAGAGATATCGGTTTTGATACGGGTATTACACAGATGTATGACGCTTCTATTTCCGGTGGTGACAGTCAGACTACGTTTTTTATCTCAGGAAATTTCTTTCAGGAAGAAGGTACCAACATCGGTACGAACTACGAGAGAATTTCTGGTCGTGTAAACGTACAGCATAATTTTAACGAAGACTTTCGTGTAGCTGCCAGGGTTGCCGGTAACTATGGCACGAGAGACAATGTTGTACAGGGAAATCCATATACGATTTTAACATTCTCACAAAGAGCTCTGCCTTGGGATAGTCCTTATAATGAAGACGGCACAGTTCGTGTAGGTACCGAGTCAGACTGGTACTCTCGTGATTCTGAAAACCCGCTTCATGGGATGCAATGGAATACTGACATTGATAAAGTCTCTTTCTACTCTACTGATATCCGTTTAGAGTATAATATTACAGATTGGGCAAGTGTTACGAGTTCAAACCGCTACTCCCAACGGGACGGCAGACGGGAGATATTCCTGGATGGCAGATCTTTGGCAGGTGGCGCCAGAAATGGCTCAATTGAAAATGAAAGTGAGCGGGCTACATCTTTGCTTACTTCTAACCTTCTTCATCTTAACAAAGGCTGGGCTACTCAGTCCTTAAGTGGTCTGGTTGGTTTCGAGTATCAGGAAAACCGATCCGAGTGGAACAATTTTGTTGGCGGTGGTCTTGCTCCGGGTTTGAAAATTCCTGACGCAGCAGCTGTACCTTACGAAGTAGGAGGGAATATTGGCGAAAGCGCGTTTGTATCAGTTCTGGCTCAGGCTGAATATGAATACCTTGAAAAATATATCGCAACGGTTTCATTCAGACGTGACGGATCTTCAAGATTCGGTGCAGAGAACCGATTCGGTAATTTTTATTCAGTAGGTGCATCTTGGATTTTAAGCCGTGAGAATTTCCTTGCCGATGTTGATGCAATCGAGCAATTGGCTCTTCGTGCCAGTTACGGAACAACAGGAAACGCCAGTATTGGTAATTATGAAGCACAGGGATTGTATTCCTTTACCAGTAACTACATTGGTTCTCCTGCCAGTTTCCCTTCTCGGGTTCCAAATGATGATTTAACCTGGGAAGTTGCCAAAACATACAACATAGGTGTTGACTTGGATCTTTGGAACAGAATCAACATGTCAGTTGATGTTTATCAGCGAACAAATGACGACCTCCTCCAGGAAGTTACGTTACCAGGTACCAGCGGTATTGACGATCGTATCCTGAATGTTGGATCGGTAAGAAACCAAGGTTTTGAATTAGCTCTCACCACTACAAATATTCAGGGAACAGACTTTAACTGGACCACGTCTTTAACCTTCTCAACAAACAGAAACGAAGTTGTTGAATTGTATGATGGCGAGCCTATCAATCTTGATGACGACAACATGCGATTGGAAGAAGGATACGACATGAACACCTATTACCTGAGAGAATGGTATGGTGTAAATCCACAAACGGGTGCTCCTCAATGGATTAACGAGGATGGAACAATTACCGAAGATTATGGAGTGGCTGCTCCCCGATTGGTAGGTTCTGCATCCCCGGATTTTCAGGGTGGTATGAGAAACAGATTACAGTATAAAAACTTCACTTTCGATGCATTTATCACTTATATGAAAGGTGGTACTGGCTATTATGGCAGTGGTATCGACTTTGGAGCTTATATGACCACCAACTATCGTAAGTTGAGATCAGGTGAAAGTTACTGGCAGCAGCCCGGTGATAATGCTCACTTCCCTGCAAATGTAGTGGGTGGTAATAACAGTGGTCACCTTGAGTCCAGCCTGTGGCTGTATGAGCGGTCTTACATTCGGTTAAGAAGTGCCAGATTAAGCTATACACTATCTCCAGACCTGTCGTTTATGCAAACAGTTGGCCTGAGAAATGCAATGCTTTATGTCAACGGGGAAAACCTCCTCACATTTTCTGACTGGCCAGGCAGAGACCCTGCTTCAGTAGAAAACGACTACCCGCTTGCGCGAACCTTCCTTTTTGGGATAGAAATCGGCTTTTAA
- a CDS encoding glycoside hydrolase family 31 protein yields MNQKYIITQLLCFLFLVTGIATGQQKKATIEIPVQDNEAWWSGVVNHGEMLPIKNGYHANLESNYGNQVQPLLLSTEGDVIWSEDPFEVKMANNVLTVSSPNSSLIHTDAGSTLREGYLYASKTYFPPAGELPDELMFSAPQYNTWIELMYDQNQQDILEYARNIISNGFPPGVLMIDDNWQEDYGKWDFHPGRFSDPKAMVDSLHAMGFKVMLWMAPMVSPDSDVFRLLSEKDMLLKDAEGNAAVIRWWNGASGILDLSNPDTEEWFKEQLDYLQETYNVDGFKFDAGDFHHYDNTYTSDGPASRQRQSELYGRIGLDYSLNEYRAMWKMGGQPLVNRLRDKAHSWEDLHKLIPDILLQGLIGYNFTCPDMIGGGEFTSFLPGAEIDQELIVRSAQSHALMPMMQFSVAPWRILDNEHLEAVEKAVELRKKYAPVILQLARESVKSGEPIVRSMEYMFPHQGFENINDQFFLGDTILVAPVLEKGIDTRKVVLPAGRWKDSNGKVHEGDQVVEVRVTLESVPHFELQ; encoded by the coding sequence ATGAATCAAAAATACATCATAACTCAATTACTCTGTTTCCTGTTTCTGGTGACAGGAATTGCCACTGGCCAACAAAAAAAAGCAACCATTGAAATTCCGGTTCAAGATAATGAAGCCTGGTGGAGTGGAGTGGTGAATCATGGAGAAATGCTCCCAATTAAAAACGGATATCATGCCAATTTGGAAAGCAATTACGGAAACCAGGTTCAGCCGCTTCTTCTTTCAACCGAAGGTGACGTGATCTGGTCGGAAGACCCATTTGAAGTAAAAATGGCTAATAATGTTTTAACCGTTTCTTCACCTAATTCATCACTGATCCATACAGACGCAGGTTCTACTTTGAGAGAAGGATATCTTTACGCTTCCAAAACCTATTTTCCGCCGGCAGGAGAATTGCCGGATGAATTGATGTTTAGCGCGCCACAGTACAACACCTGGATTGAGCTGATGTACGATCAGAATCAACAAGATATTCTGGAATATGCACGGAATATCATATCAAACGGATTTCCTCCCGGCGTTTTGATGATTGATGACAACTGGCAGGAAGATTACGGAAAGTGGGATTTTCATCCCGGCCGGTTTTCGGATCCAAAAGCAATGGTAGACTCTCTTCATGCCATGGGTTTCAAAGTGATGCTTTGGATGGCGCCTATGGTCAGCCCCGACAGTGATGTGTTCCGGTTGCTGAGTGAGAAAGATATGCTGCTGAAAGACGCCGAAGGAAATGCAGCGGTTATCCGATGGTGGAATGGGGCAAGCGGTATTCTGGACCTGTCCAATCCGGATACTGAAGAATGGTTCAAGGAACAACTGGATTACCTTCAGGAAACCTACAATGTAGATGGGTTTAAATTTGATGCGGGAGATTTTCATCATTATGACAACACCTATACGAGCGATGGTCCGGCTTCCCGCCAGCGACAAAGTGAACTGTATGGACGTATAGGGCTTGATTATTCTTTGAATGAATATCGTGCGATGTGGAAAATGGGAGGACAACCCTTGGTAAATCGCTTGCGGGATAAAGCTCATAGTTGGGAAGATCTGCATAAATTAATTCCGGACATTCTCCTCCAGGGACTGATTGGATACAACTTTACCTGTCCGGATATGATTGGCGGCGGCGAGTTTACCTCATTCTTACCCGGCGCGGAAATTGATCAGGAGTTGATTGTTCGTTCAGCACAATCTCATGCGCTCATGCCAATGATGCAATTTTCAGTTGCTCCGTGGAGAATTTTGGATAACGAGCATTTAGAAGCGGTGGAAAAAGCGGTGGAACTGAGAAAAAAATATGCACCCGTTATTCTTCAGTTAGCCCGTGAGTCGGTAAAATCAGGCGAACCTATCGTCCGGTCGATGGAGTATATGTTTCCACATCAGGGATTTGAAAATATAAATGATCAATTTTTCCTTGGAGACACCATCCTCGTTGCTCCCGTACTGGAGAAAGGTATCGATACACGAAAAGTTGTTCTTCCGGCCGGACGCTGGAAAGACAGCAATGGAAAAGTACATGAAGGGGATCAGGTGGTTGAAGTTCGTGTGACTTTAGAGAGTGTGCCACACTTTGAGCTTCAGTAA
- a CDS encoding DUF4832 domain-containing protein codes for MKRTLSALAATLLLMYGCDVNKNSGKNTFQDQVFTYTESDAIIANPERGLQKYSITDDSYYSTADYSNIDEAELTEWRTGPEKITVLYRYFLLGDFLESEISQAYLENIQNDFNRIRNAGFKCLVRFSYTNRQSATEPQQPTKALILQHINQLAPVLEENKDVIVAHQAGFIGTWGEWYYTNSDEFGTDGSINETQWANRREVVYAMHDATPMDIPIQVRYPEAKISMYGETELTDATAYKDTPQARVGFYNDAFLNVWGDMGTYRVSGENENPVGTDDYSFLQNETQYLPMTGETNGLNSPRTDGENAVEEMDLANWSIINRDYHPDVVNGWIDSGYFDEMLKNLGYRLVLNQASFSQNGDMLEVTLTMENKGYARPFREREAYLIFKNSSTGEEQIVSVPGDVRTWEGEFEITIPVEKSELESGVYEVSLHLPDRLLQGRPEFAIQLANEDMWDSETGRNILGEIQI; via the coding sequence ATGAAACGAACACTTTCAGCTTTGGCAGCTACACTACTATTAATGTATGGCTGTGATGTAAATAAAAACTCCGGCAAAAATACCTTTCAGGATCAGGTTTTTACATACACAGAATCCGATGCAATTATTGCAAACCCTGAACGGGGCCTGCAAAAATATTCCATTACCGATGATTCCTATTATTCAACGGCGGATTATTCGAATATTGATGAAGCGGAGTTAACAGAGTGGAGAACAGGGCCGGAAAAAATCACGGTTTTATACAGATATTTCTTATTGGGAGATTTTTTAGAATCAGAAATCTCACAAGCCTATTTAGAGAATATCCAGAATGATTTTAACCGGATTCGCAATGCAGGTTTTAAATGTTTGGTGCGGTTTTCCTATACCAATCGTCAGTCAGCCACCGAGCCTCAGCAGCCAACCAAAGCATTGATTTTGCAGCATATCAACCAGTTAGCTCCTGTGCTGGAAGAAAATAAAGATGTGATTGTAGCTCATCAGGCTGGTTTTATTGGTACGTGGGGCGAGTGGTATTATACAAATTCCGACGAATTCGGAACAGACGGCAGCATCAACGAAACGCAATGGGCAAATCGAAGAGAGGTGGTATACGCTATGCACGACGCCACTCCGATGGACATTCCAATACAGGTGAGATATCCGGAAGCAAAAATTAGCATGTATGGAGAAACAGAACTTACGGATGCCACGGCGTACAAAGATACTCCCCAGGCAAGAGTTGGTTTTTATAATGATGCATTTTTAAATGTCTGGGGTGATATGGGGACATATCGCGTTTCGGGCGAAAATGAAAATCCTGTGGGAACGGATGACTATTCATTCCTGCAAAATGAAACTCAATACCTGCCCATGACCGGTGAAACGAACGGATTAAATTCTCCCCGGACGGATGGCGAAAATGCAGTGGAAGAGATGGATCTGGCAAACTGGTCCATCATCAACCGGGATTACCATCCGGATGTTGTGAATGGCTGGATTGATTCCGGTTATTTTGATGAAATGCTCAAAAATTTAGGATACCGGCTTGTACTGAATCAAGCCTCGTTCTCACAAAACGGAGATATGTTAGAAGTAACATTAACCATGGAAAACAAAGGCTATGCTCGGCCTTTCAGGGAACGCGAAGCTTATTTGATTTTCAAGAATTCAAGTACGGGCGAAGAACAAATCGTTTCTGTACCCGGCGATGTTCGAACCTGGGAAGGCGAATTTGAAATTACAATCCCGGTTGAAAAATCAGAACTGGAAAGCGGCGTGTATGAGGTTTCTCTGCACCTGCCAGACAGATTACTACAAGGCCGTCCTGAGTTTGCTATTCAGCTTGCCAATGAAGATATGTGGGATTCCGAAACGGGACGAAATATTCTTGGTGAGATACAAATTTGA
- a CDS encoding c-type cytochrome, which yields MSIRVALSIIAGFTFFYALHPSSGNADLPTTTIVQAGKPDVKLEIGASGNLTWGQRVRYSIHVEDETDGSSRYGEINSIEVFLNVRYVSDYKNSASLKDQAKSDLYTAGGLALLGKSTCFGCHSDENKMTGPSFSEIADAYKNDANRQEQLVKSVKDGSSGKWGEVVMPPTVTYNDEEISKIVDYILQQGSCTTCWVYQGAEGVLEVMEKPDQNSTGGAYVLTASYTSSAGEQGLDTIVLPVQ from the coding sequence ATGAGTATACGAGTTGCTTTAAGTATCATCGCAGGATTTACCTTCTTCTATGCATTGCATCCAAGTTCCGGGAACGCAGATCTGCCAACGACAACCATTGTTCAAGCCGGAAAACCGGATGTCAAGTTAGAAATTGGAGCTTCAGGAAATCTCACGTGGGGACAGCGGGTCCGTTATTCCATTCATGTGGAAGATGAAACGGACGGAAGTTCGCGCTACGGAGAAATCAATTCAATAGAAGTATTTCTGAATGTTCGCTATGTGTCTGATTATAAAAATTCAGCTTCTCTGAAAGATCAGGCAAAAAGTGATCTGTATACAGCCGGCGGTTTGGCGCTGCTTGGTAAAAGCACTTGTTTTGGCTGTCATTCCGATGAAAATAAAATGACTGGCCCTTCCTTTTCAGAGATAGCAGATGCTTATAAAAATGATGCAAATCGTCAAGAACAACTGGTAAAAAGTGTGAAAGACGGGTCGTCTGGTAAATGGGGAGAGGTGGTTATGCCGCCGACAGTAACATACAACGACGAAGAAATTTCGAAGATTGTAGACTACATCCTTCAGCAGGGTTCCTGCACCACATGTTGGGTATATCAGGGAGCCGAAGGTGTGCTTGAAGTGATGGAAAAACCTGATCAGAATAGTACCGGCGGGGCGTATGTCTTAACAGCCAGTTATACCTCTTCTGCCGGAGAGCAGGGCCTGGATACGATTGTATTACCTGTTCAATAA